In Kitasatospora sp. NBC_00240, the following are encoded in one genomic region:
- a CDS encoding PspA/IM30 family protein: protein MSDGIMKRMGLIFKSKANKALDRAEDPRETLDYSYQKQLELLQKVRRGVADVATSRKRLELQLTQLQQQSAKYEDQGRKALSLGREDLAREALTRKANMQSQITDLETQYQQLQAEEEKLTLASQRLQAKVDAFRTKKETIKATYTAAQAQTRIAESFSGISEEMGDVGLAIQRAEDKTAQMQARAGAIDELLASGALDDASGLGRKDDIEAELERVAGGSDVELELARMKAELTGGPAAAQPAIEQGKPGTQDKQDTPGTINYNK, encoded by the coding sequence ATGAGCGACGGAATCATGAAGCGTATGGGGCTGATCTTCAAGTCCAAGGCCAACAAGGCCCTGGACCGTGCAGAAGATCCGCGTGAAACGCTCGACTACTCGTACCAGAAGCAGCTCGAACTGCTGCAGAAGGTGCGCAGGGGCGTGGCCGACGTGGCCACCTCGCGCAAGCGTCTGGAGCTTCAGCTGACCCAGCTGCAGCAGCAGTCCGCGAAGTACGAGGACCAGGGGCGCAAGGCGCTCTCGCTCGGCCGGGAGGACCTCGCGCGCGAGGCCCTGACCCGCAAGGCCAACATGCAGTCGCAGATCACCGACCTGGAGACGCAGTACCAGCAGCTCCAGGCCGAGGAGGAGAAGCTCACGCTCGCCTCCCAGCGGCTGCAGGCCAAGGTGGACGCCTTCCGGACGAAGAAGGAGACCATCAAGGCCACCTACACCGCCGCCCAGGCGCAGACCCGGATCGCGGAGTCCTTCTCCGGGATCTCGGAGGAGATGGGCGACGTGGGCCTGGCGATCCAGCGGGCCGAGGACAAGACGGCCCAGATGCAGGCCCGCGCGGGTGCGATCGACGAGCTGCTGGCCTCCGGTGCGCTCGACGACGCCAGCGGCCTCGGCCGCAAGGACGACATCGAGGCCGAGCTGGAGCGGGTGGCCGGCGGCTCCGACGTCGAGCTGGAGCTGGCCCGGATGAAGGCCGAGCTCACCGGCGGCCCCGCGGCCGCGCAACCGGCCATCGAGCAGGGCAAGCCCGGTACGCAGGACAAGCAGGACACCCCGGGGACGATCAACTACAACAAGTGA
- a CDS encoding DUF3043 domain-containing protein, translating into MFRRRSDDATASAAVLEKQSDTSQARDPQAKKGRPTPKRSDAEANRRTRVTVPKDRKEAARQSRERMRSEREKQRTALLEGDERYLPARDKGAVRKFVRDYVDARWSLAEFFLPAAVVILILSVVRVPALQLLSTLLFLAFFVLVILDFARLGLGLRKQLGERFAGQNTRGAVAYGLMRILQMRRLRLPKPQVKRGARP; encoded by the coding sequence GTGTTCCGACGCCGTTCAGACGATGCCACTGCCTCCGCCGCCGTGCTGGAGAAGCAGAGCGATACGAGCCAGGCCCGCGACCCGCAGGCGAAGAAGGGCCGGCCCACGCCCAAGCGCAGTGACGCCGAGGCCAACCGGCGCACCCGGGTGACCGTCCCCAAGGACCGTAAGGAGGCCGCCCGGCAGTCCCGCGAGCGGATGCGCTCCGAGCGGGAGAAGCAGCGCACCGCGCTGCTGGAGGGTGACGAGCGCTACCTGCCCGCCCGTGACAAGGGCGCGGTGCGCAAGTTCGTCCGCGACTACGTGGACGCCCGCTGGTCGCTCGCCGAGTTCTTCCTGCCCGCCGCCGTGGTCATCCTGATCCTCAGCGTGGTGCGGGTGCCGGCCCTGCAGCTCCTGTCCACCCTGCTCTTCCTCGCCTTCTTCGTCCTGGTCATCCTGGACTTCGCCCGCCTGGGCCTCGGCCTGCGCAAGCAGCTCGGCGAGCGCTTCGCCGGGCAGAACACCCGGGGCGCGGTCGCGTACGGCCTGATGCGCATCCTGCAGATGC